The Triticum aestivum cultivar Chinese Spring chromosome 7B, IWGSC CS RefSeq v2.1, whole genome shotgun sequence genome window below encodes:
- the LOC123161030 gene encoding pollen receptor-like kinase 4, translating to MAGAPPLPARLLSIAVCLLLLPAAAHAARQLADSSPSPDAAADALLKLKGGIKDDAGVLRNWSPGTRPCAGAGSSWAGVICHKGEVTGLQLENMALSGTIDLRPLKGLRGLRSVSFMDNQFTGPMPDVNELPVLRAIFLSGNKFSGEIPADAFDGMSSLKKVALSKNNFSGPIPASLAGVPKLMDLLLDDNKFQGKIPELPQKELKVVNVANNELEGEIPASLKSMGAAMFAGNKKLCGGLLDQKCAAPPTSLTPAPAKTETPPSSPPPAPAKTETPPSSDKGGAQPSPPAVPAADKTTGPPADKAAQDAAPKEPTEGSMSYGVLVSILGVLALLGFALLALQRRRREYDTENFGPSISKKPSMRKINAEPTKGDSGRMVASSGSPTAATASAAGGGTRRAGEQGRLTFVREDRGRLFELQDLLKATAEVLGGNAGSNLGLCYRATLTGGQSIVVKRFKEMNRVGREEFEEHMRRLGRLSHPNLLPLVAYYYRKEEKLLMHDYVQNKSLAHLLHGEGRGVKKAVVHWAARLKIIKGVASALSYMYDELPMLTVPHGHLKSSNILLDERFEPLMTDYALVPVMNQSHAAQLMVAFKSPERKQFGKSSKKSDVWCLGLLILEVVTGRPPSYDLKASAAPEQEQQNPNDLAGLVASTPEENWLRKVADPDLRFDDEADKEEAVKLIKIGLACCDGNAESRSELKDAVKGIEELKAKARGDREDNSFYSSISDGTERDEDFTNVAIH from the exons ATGGCCGGAGCGCCACCCCTCCCCGCGCGCCTCTTGTCGATCGCCGTCTGCCTCCTCCTGCTCCCggccgccgcccacgccgcgcGCCAGCTAGCGGACAGCTCCCcgtcgcccgacgccgccgccgacgcgcTCCTCAAGCTGAAGGGCGGCATCAAGGACGACGCAGGCGTGCTGCGCAACTGGTCGCCTGGCACACGCCCCTGCGCCGGCGCCGGCTCCAGCTGGGCGGGCGTCATATGCCACAAGGGCGAAGTGACGGGCCTGCAGCTGGAGAACATGGCTTTGTCCGGCACGATCGACCTGCGCCCGCTCAAGGGCCTCCGCGGCCTCCGCTCGGTTAGCTTCATGGACAATCAGTTCACCGGCCCCATGCCCGACGTGAACGAGCTCCCCGTGCTTCGCGCCATCTTCCTCTCCGGGAACAAGTTCTCCGGCGAGATCCCTGCCGACGCGTTCGACGGGATGAGCTCGCTCAAGAAGGTGGCCCTGTCCAAGAACAATTTCTCCGGCCCAATCCCGGCCTCGCTCGCCGGCGTGCCCAAGCTCATGGACCTGCTGCTCGATGATAACAAGTTCCAGGGCAAAATCCCTGAGCTCCCGCAGAAGGAACTAAAGGTCGTCAATGTCGCTAACAATGAGCTGGAGGGGGAGATTCCGGCGAGCCTCAAATCCATGGGCGCCGCCATGTTTGCCG GCAACAAGAAGCTTTGCGGTGGATTACTTGACCAGAAATGCGCGGCCCCGCCGACGTCACTGACTCCGGCGCCCGCTAAAACGGAAACGCCTCCGTCGTCTCCGCCGCCAGCGCCTGCTAAAACGGAAACGCCTCCGTCGTCTGACAAAGGCGGAGCCCAGCCGTCGCCGCCGGCAGTCCCGGCGGCAGACAAAACGACGGGACCGCCGGCAGACAAGGCCGCACAAGATGCTGCTCCTAAGGAGCCCACCGAGGGCTCTATGTCCTACGGCGTCCTGGTGTCAATCCTCGGTGTGCTGGCCCTCTTGGGCTTCGCGCTCTTGGCGCTTCAGAGGCGGCGGCGAGAGTACGACACCGAGAATTTCGGCCCGTCAATCTCGAAGAAGCCCTCGATGAGGAAGATCAACGCAGAGCCAACGAAGGGCGACTCGGGGCGCATGGTCGCATCGTCAGGCTCCCCTACCGCCGCAACTGCTTCGGCAGCCGGAGGCGGCACGCGTAGGGCGGGGGAGCAGGGGCGGCTGACGTTCGTGCGCGAGGACCGGGGCAGGTTATTCGAGCTGCAGGACCTGCTCAAGGCGACGGCGGAGGTGCTGGGCGGCAACGCCGGCTCCAACCTCGGCCTGTGCTACCGCGCCACCCTGACCGGCGGGCAGTCCATCGTGGTGAAGCGGTTCAAGGAGATGAACCGCGTGGGCAGGGAGGAGTTCGAGGAGCACATGCGGCGGCTGGGGCGGCTCTCCCACCCCAACCTCCTCCCGCTCGTCGCCTACTACTACCGCAAGGAGGAGAAGCTCCTGATGCACGACTACGTCCAGAACAAGAGCCTCGCCCACCTCCTCCACGGCGAGGGGCGCGGGGTGAAGAAGGCGGTGGTGCACTGGGCGGCGCGGCTCAAGATCATCAAGGGCGTGGCGAGCGCGCTGAGCTACATGTACGACGAGCTGCCGATGCTGACGGTGCCTCACGGCCACCTCAAGTCGTCCAACATCCTGCTGGACGAGCGCTTCGAGCCGCTGATGACCGACTACGCGCTGGTGCCGGTGATGAACCAGTCCCACGCCGCGCAGCTCATGGTGGCCTTCAAGTCGCCCGAGCGGAAGCAGTTCGGCAAGTCGTCCAAGAAGAGCGACGTCTGGTGCCTCGGGCTCCTCATCCTCGAGGTCGTCACGGGGCGGCCGCCGTCGTACGACCTGAAGGCGTCGGCGGCGCCGGAGCAGGAGCAGCAGAACCCGAACGACCTCGCCGGCCTCGTGGCGTCGACGCCGGAGGAGAACTGGCTGCGGAAGGTGGCGGATCCGGACCTCAGGTTCGACGACGAggcggacaaggaggaggcggtgaagCTGATCAAGATCGGCTTGGCGTGCTGCGACGGCAACGCGGAGAGCCGGTCGGAGCTCAAGGACGCGGTGAAGGGCATCGAGGAGCTCAAGGCCAAAGCACGCGGCGACAGGGAGGACAACTCCTTCTACTCGTCGATAAGCGACGGCACCGAGCGCGACGAGGACTTCACCAACGTCGCCATCCACTGA